A stretch of Dyella sp. BiH032 DNA encodes these proteins:
- a CDS encoding glycosyltransferase family 4 protein: protein MADAISRLPETELKLWAPPGELPSQVIPATLSSESAWLGELMDHGGISHLMRNGGPSAVTAPIKLLRLLRQCYKRNSMADIYHINWLQSALPLPNDGKPALITVLGNDLKLLGLPLVRPLLRHVMRHRKVAICPNAEWMKEPLLEAFGDLASVEPVSFGIDKEWYAVRRNIPTPPRWLAVTRLTRDKLGPLFEWSEPLFREGERELHLFGPMQEEINVPEWVRYHGPTSPKALNTEWFPHASGLITLSRHAEGRPQVMLEAMAAGLPIIASDMQAHSSIVKHRQSGMLCASDADYGRALTHLEDPVLNQKYGEFARSLAQELMGTWDDGATRYAAIYRSLRERALS, encoded by the coding sequence ATGGCCGACGCGATCAGCCGCCTTCCCGAGACGGAGTTAAAGCTGTGGGCGCCGCCAGGAGAGCTCCCATCGCAAGTCATCCCTGCCACGCTATCCAGTGAAAGCGCCTGGCTGGGCGAGCTCATGGATCATGGCGGCATTTCCCATTTGATGAGAAATGGAGGACCGAGCGCCGTCACTGCTCCGATCAAACTCTTGCGCTTGCTACGCCAGTGCTACAAGCGGAACAGCATGGCGGATATCTATCATATCAATTGGCTGCAAAGCGCCCTGCCATTACCGAACGATGGCAAGCCGGCGCTGATCACCGTACTCGGCAACGACCTCAAACTACTTGGCTTGCCATTGGTGCGCCCCCTACTCCGCCATGTGATGCGCCACCGCAAGGTTGCGATATGCCCCAACGCCGAGTGGATGAAGGAGCCTCTGCTGGAAGCATTCGGTGACCTTGCGAGCGTCGAGCCGGTCTCGTTTGGCATTGACAAGGAATGGTACGCGGTCAGACGCAACATCCCTACGCCGCCGCGCTGGCTGGCGGTCACCCGCCTGACACGGGACAAACTCGGCCCTCTGTTTGAGTGGTCAGAGCCACTGTTTCGCGAAGGGGAACGGGAACTCCACCTTTTCGGACCGATGCAGGAGGAAATCAATGTTCCCGAATGGGTTCGCTACCATGGCCCGACATCGCCCAAAGCATTGAATACGGAATGGTTCCCGCACGCCAGCGGCCTGATCACGCTGAGCCGCCACGCAGAAGGCAGGCCCCAGGTCATGCTTGAAGCCATGGCGGCCGGACTGCCCATCATCGCTTCGGACATGCAGGCCCATTCCTCTATCGTCAAGCACCGGCAAAGCGGCATGCTATGCGCCTCCGACGCCGATTACGGGCGAGCGCTGACCCACCTCGAAGACCCGGTCCTCAACCAGAAGTACGGCGAGTTCGCCCGATCTCTCGCCCAGGAACTCATGGGCACGTGGGATGACGGGGCAACGCGGTACGCCGCCATCTATCGAAGCCTCAGAGAGAGGGCCTTATCATGA